From a single Thermococcus sp. LS1 genomic region:
- a CDS encoding protein-L-isoaspartate(D-aspartate) O-methyltransferase, with protein MSDELYRKWERTVEALVREGIIRSEKVRQAFLKVPRYLFVLPEHKKWAHVDEPLPIPGGQTISAPHMVAIMLELAELEEGMNVLDVGTGSGWNAALIAELVKTDVYTVERIPELVEFARKNLEKAGYADRVHVILGDGTKGFPPKAPYDRILVAAGAPNVPEPLVEQLKPGGKLIIPVGSYHLWQELYEVTKLEDGSVKVKRHGGVAFVPLIGEHGWKE; from the coding sequence ATGAGTGATGAACTATATCGGAAGTGGGAGAGGACCGTTGAGGCCCTTGTTAGGGAGGGCATAATCCGGAGCGAAAAGGTCAGACAGGCATTTCTAAAGGTTCCGAGGTATCTCTTTGTTCTTCCTGAGCATAAAAAGTGGGCGCACGTTGACGAGCCGCTTCCCATTCCCGGCGGTCAGACGATAAGCGCCCCCCACATGGTCGCGATAATGCTCGAGCTCGCCGAACTTGAGGAAGGTATGAATGTTCTTGATGTAGGTACCGGAAGCGGCTGGAACGCAGCTTTGATAGCGGAGCTTGTTAAGACCGACGTCTATACAGTCGAGAGGATTCCGGAGCTCGTCGAGTTCGCGAGGAAAAACCTTGAAAAAGCCGGCTATGCTGATAGGGTTCACGTCATCCTTGGCGATGGCACCAAAGGTTTCCCGCCTAAAGCGCCCTACGACAGGATACTGGTCGCTGCTGGAGCACCAAATGTCCCAGAACCTCTCGTCGAACAGCTCAAGCCTGGAGGAAAGCTCATAATCCCCGTCGGGAGCTACCACCTCTGGCAGGAGTTGTACGAGGTAACAAAGCTTGAGGACGGAAGCGTGAAAGTCAAGCGGCACGGGGGAGTCGCCTTCGTACCCCTCATCGGGGAGCACGGCTGGAAGGAGTAG